In the Candidatus Tisiphia endosymbiont of Melanophora roralis genome, GATAACATAATGCTACCAAATCTTGTGTTATCGTTGGTATTTTTAAATGCATAGCAACTATTATAAATTCTTCCATAGTTTCCTTAATGATTTTCTTCACTTTCTCCGGCGATTCAACTCCTAGAATCTGTAAGTTATGCATTCTGTCAAAAATTTTAATCAATACCACATCATATTTTTTTTGTCTATATAACGATTCCATCATCCCCGCCGAGCTAATCTTGCCGTGAGGTTTGTTCCTGCTTAAATCTTCTACTTGATTAGCAACCTGCTCCCCAAAAATATAGGCAATCTTCTCTTCGGTAAGTTCAGTATCTTCGATAGTATCATGTAGTATGCTGGTAACAATAATGTCAGTGCGAAAAAGATAATCAGAGATCATATACGCCACCTCTATTGGGTGAGAGTAATAAGGCTCGCCTGACTGCCTCATTTGGCTGCCATGATATTTCTTGGCATAATAAATAGCCTTTTTAACTTCGTCAATATCTATTGACCGATTTACTTCCTCATTCATCTTACGTAATTTGTTCAGTAACCTAGTAGCATATTGACAAGGTGCATACTTTGAGTTGTCCCAATAATTACTATCTTCCATAAAAAACCATAATATTTTAAATCACTATACAAGTTAAACTAAAAATTAGAATATTACTAGGAATTTATTGTATTTTTTTGAAAAAGATAAATATTTATACCAATTCCCAAAATTACTAATAAAAATTTTTATATTGACCTGCCTATAGATAATTATATAATCCACGCTTTCAATAAGTATAAAATTATAATGAATAAATTACCGAAAATATTATCTATAATATATATATATTCATTATTTTTTGCCAATGCTCAGGCAGAAGAGATTAATGCTGATCAGAGATTTTTTTATATTGGGACGGAAACTGGAATAGTAGAGCCGGTGGTGAAAAAATTTCGCCATAATTCCGGCACTGGTTTTACCTTAAAAAGGTCTAAGATGTATAGCGGTAAGATTGGTTATAGCTTCTATCCGCAAATGGCAATTGAGCTTTCGGTAACACACCAACCAAAATACCGACTACATTATGTTTTACCACAAAAAGAACTAGCTCCCTCTCTAATTATACCACAAACTCCAGGGATCACTAAGGTAATTTCCAATATATATATGATTAATTTAGTATATGATCTCGATAAAGTGCAGGAAATAACTCCTTTTGTTATATTAGGTGCTGGGGTGGCACGGGTAAAAGTTAGCTCTGCTTCTTCTCATTGGGATTTAATGAATGTAGAGTATTTTAGAATTAAAACAACTCGTAGTAATTGTTTTGCTTGGCAAGTAGGTCTTGGATTTTCTAAGGAGTTATCTAGCAATTTTAGCATTGATGCAGCAGTAAAATTACAAGCTGCTCATTCAATAAAGATTAACTATGCTACTTTGGATATGAAAACCCAGCAATTTATACCAGCCACTCCTATTAAAAAAACCATAGGGGTTGGAGAATTTGGTATAGGATTTACTTATAAGTTACCAATTTAATGCAAGAAGACTATTAGTGTATTGAATTTTTTAGTGTATACTAGTAAAAATTTAAAGAATTGACAACAAAATACGGTGTTATCCGTGTTTTGTTTTACGTTATGGAGAATATATGACCACTAATTTAGAACTTACCTCAGCACCTCATAATACATACGATGAAGTGCCTTACGAAAGTTATCCGTACGCCTTAACCAATCCATATCACCTACGGACGCTTGCTGTTTTATTTGGGATGAAACCAACAGCAATTGAAACTGCACGAGTTCTAGAGCTAGGATGTGCTGCAGGCGGGAATTTAATACCTCATGCTGTTAATTATCCTAAAGCACATTTTGTTGGAGTTGATCTATCTAAAGTGCAAATAGATGAGGCTAATAAACATAAAGAAGGATTAGCTCTTAAAAATATAGAATTCCGACATTGTTCTATTACAGATATTGATGAATCATTTGGTAAATTTGATTACATAATTACTCATGGAGTAATCTCTTGGGTACCAAAATTTGTTCAGGATAAGATTTTTGAAGTAAGTAGTAAAAATTTATCAGAGAATGGAATCGCGTATATTAGTTATAATACACTACCTGGTTGGAATATGGTTCGTACCATAAGAGATATGATGCTTTATCACTCAAATACATTTAATAACATTCAAGATAAAATTGCTCAATCTAGATTGTTACTTGAATTTGTTAAGGATAGCTTAGAAACTTCCGACTCTCCTTATGCTCAAGTGTTAAAATCTGAAGCCAGTTTGCTTGCCAAACAAAATGATCATTATTTGCGTCATGACCATCTAGAAGAAGATAATGTACAATATTATTTTCATGAATTTATGGATGAGGCTAAAAAAAATAATCCACAATATCTGTCTGATTGTAGTATAGCTAGCATGTATTTAGGAAATATGCCGGCAAAAGTGGTGGAGAAATTACAAGCAATAAATGATATTGTTAGAACCGAACAATATATGGATTTCATTACCAATCGTCGATTTAGATCAACCTTACTTTGCCATAATAGTGTTAAATTAAATAGATCTATCAATAATGAGGATATTAATAAATTTAATATGACATTTAATATAGTACCAGAAAAGCCTCTTGTTGATATAGATCTTAATTCACTTGAAACAGAGAAGTTTTTTTATAATGGTAATAAGGATAGTAGTTTATCAACATCTTCTCCTTATATGAAAGCAATACTCTATACTTTCTCTGAGAATATCAATAACCCAATGAGTTTTGATAAAATTGCCGTGAGTAGCAATAAAAAATTACATGGAACAAAATTGAATGAAATAAAGGCTGAGTTCTTAGCTAATGCCATGAAATTAGTATTGCAAGGATATATTAATATAACGTTACAGGTAACTCGAAAAGAAGTAGATCTTAATACACCTAAAACATCAAAGCTTATTGCATATCAGGTAGCTCATACACCCAATATGTGGGTGACAAACCAAAGACATGAGGTGGTAGCTATTAACCTTTTTGAAAAATTTGCTCTGCAATATATGGACGGTAAGCATGATAATAAGCAAATAATTGAATCTGTCATGCAGCATGTTAATTCTGGTGAGATGACATTAAGCCGTGACGGTAAAAAAATAGAGAATATTGATGAAGTCAGTAAAGAATTAGAAACATTCTTGCAACCTACACTAACTAGATTCGTGACTAATGCTCTGCTGATTTAAAGATAAGATATACTCTAGAACAGAAAATCAAGAATTGCGTCGTACCCCAATTTGGGATAAGAATTAGTTAATTCTTATCCTGAATGGGCTTTAATATTAGTAAATACACCTTCTCTACACGTCTATTAGCGAGAAGACCGTAA is a window encoding:
- a CDS encoding HD domain-containing protein; translated protein: MEDSNYWDNSKYAPCQYATRLLNKLRKMNEEVNRSIDIDEVKKAIYYAKKYHGSQMRQSGEPYYSHPIEVAYMISDYLFRTDIIVTSILHDTIEDTELTEEKIAYIFGEQVANQVEDLSRNKPHGKISSAGMMESLYRQKKYDVVLIKIFDRMHNLQILGVESPEKVKKIIKETMEEFIIVAMHLKIPTITQDLVALCYQNLSIPQFVQHNLYQIFVDNSQLLSPIFQNDIDPL
- a CDS encoding outer membrane protein produces the protein MNKLPKILSIIYIYSLFFANAQAEEINADQRFFYIGTETGIVEPVVKKFRHNSGTGFTLKRSKMYSGKIGYSFYPQMAIELSVTHQPKYRLHYVLPQKELAPSLIIPQTPGITKVISNIYMINLVYDLDKVQEITPFVILGAGVARVKVSSASSHWDLMNVEYFRIKTTRSNCFAWQVGLGFSKELSSNFSIDAAVKLQAAHSIKINYATLDMKTQQFIPATPIKKTIGVGEFGIGFTYKLPI